The following are encoded together in the Branchiostoma floridae strain S238N-H82 unplaced genomic scaffold, Bfl_VNyyK Sc7u5tJ_1439, whole genome shotgun sequence genome:
- the LOC118407680 gene encoding serine protease 30-like, which translates to MFRLVRFLSLSLSCGLVLSAAPTFEGNGRVNCGGVYTENKGTFPSPGWPHRYPNRRYCVYEIRAMPGRKINLQFPTFHLKPRSRRSCLDWLKLYDGDDLIGGPFCGQEIAPDRVFTSKTSKITVVFMSHPALRPRRYPGFNATYLLGLMPPKINNNPQLTCARRLTRKSWRRSIVDGNKAAPGSYPWKVSLRIDDVNNHVCSGALLDEQWVVTAAHCVDIDMGNWIGQNIIWVEVGEHDRNESPRTVDVRNIFVHPQYDDETYDYDIALLKLEHPTVFLYRDLIPICLPCSITPEDGNMPVVDHKYCLKAYGNKFNPSTQICAGYKDSEVVSCQEKSDGPLVYFHHGVPYLVGIVSFGAECARPYYPGVYANVYYFIDWIESVTGIDFCTNN; encoded by the coding sequence ATGTTCCGCCTGGTTCGTTTCCTGTCCCTGTCTCTCTCCTGTGGGCTCGTCTTGAGCGCGGCGCCGACATTCGAAGGCAACGGGAGGGTCAACTGCGGCGGTGTGTACACGGAGAACAAGGGAACCTTCCCGTCTCCGGGCTGGCCTCATCGGTACCCAAACCGACGTTATTGTGTGTACGAGATCAGGGCGATGCCCGGGAGGAAGATCAACCTGCAGTTCCCCACCTTCCACTTAAAGCCGAGGTCGAGACGTTCTTGTTTAGACTGGCTCAAGCTTTACGACGGAGATGACCTGATCGGCGGCCCGTTCTGTGGACAGGAAATCGCCCCTGACCGCGTGTTCACGTCAAAGACCAGCAAAATAACGGTGGTCTTCATGAGTCATCCGGCACTGAGACCACGGCGCTATCCTGGGTTTAATGCCACCTACCTCCTGGGTTTAATGCCCCCTAAAATTAATAATAACCCCCAGTTAACGTGCGCCCGCCGCCTCACCAGAAAGTCATGGCGTCGGAGCATTGTGGACGGGAACAAGGCGGCACCAGGAAGCTATCCCTGGAAAGTCTCTCTCCGTATAGATGATGTAAACAATCACGTCTGTAGCGGGGCTTTGTTGGACGAGCAATGGGTTGTCACTGCCGCGCACTGTGTTGACATTGACATGGGCAACTGGATTGGGCAAAACATTATTTGGGTGGAAGTTGGCGAACACGATAGGAACGAAAGCCCGAGGACCGTCGACGTTAGGAATATCTTTGTACATCCCCAATACGACGACGAAACGTATGACTACGACATCGCCCTTCTGAAGCTAGAGCATCCTACTGTATTTCTCTATAGGGACCTCATACCGATCTGCCTCCCCTGTAGCATTACACCGGAAGATGGTAACATGCCGGTAGTTGATCACAAATATTGCTTAAAAGCGTACGGTAATAAATTCAACCCGAGTACCCAGATCTGCGCAGGTTATAAAGACAGCGAGGTGGTCTCATGTCAGGAAAAAAGTGACGGCCCATTGGTGTACTTCCACCATGGTGTACCTTATCTTGTCGGGATTGTCAGCTTTGGTGCCGAATGTGCCCGTCCGTACTACCCGGGGGTTTACGCCAACGTGTACTATTTCATTGACTGGATCGAGTCAGTAACGGGCATTGACTTTTGTACAAATAATTAA